The Christiangramia flava JLT2011 genome has a segment encoding these proteins:
- a CDS encoding M28 family metallopeptidase: MKRNYLFGLLSGFILLNSSQTFAQETDSRIYDIIQKISADSIENSIRTLAGFGTRNTFSDTVSDTRGIGAARRWIKSKFENISGDCENCLEVFYQKELVTPEDGERIPHKAYVVNVVAIQKGSKYPNRYIIMSGDIDSRASNATDFTTDAPGANDNASGMAGTIEAARVLSQYDFENSIVYLGLSGEEQGLFGGQAVAEYAKEQGWEIIGVLNNDMIGNIEGVDGIIDNRSFRIFSEPVSQTETERERRMRRYYGGEVDGISRQLARYIHKTTQTYMPEMNPMMIYRLDRFGRGGHHRPFNDLGFAGVRIMEAHENYNRQHQDIREENGIKYGDVVEGVNFDYAKKLTAVNAINLASLAWAPPAPGNVEIGGAVAPAAKLKWEKVNGNIAGYKIYWRDTTSPVWQYSRFVGDVTEFTLEGIVIDNFFFGVSSVGANGFESPVVFPSGVFR, encoded by the coding sequence ATGAAAAGAAACTACCTATTTGGCCTGCTTTCAGGCTTTATTTTACTGAATTCTTCACAAACTTTTGCCCAGGAAACCGATTCCAGGATTTACGATATTATTCAAAAAATATCAGCTGATAGTATCGAAAATAGTATTCGAACACTGGCTGGTTTCGGAACAAGGAATACCTTCAGCGACACTGTTTCAGACACCCGTGGGATTGGCGCTGCAAGAAGATGGATCAAAAGCAAATTCGAAAATATTTCCGGAGATTGTGAAAACTGCCTGGAAGTCTTTTATCAGAAGGAATTGGTAACTCCGGAAGACGGAGAGCGCATTCCGCATAAAGCTTATGTCGTGAATGTGGTCGCCATTCAGAAGGGTTCCAAATATCCGAACCGGTATATCATCATGAGCGGCGACATTGATTCCCGGGCCAGTAACGCCACCGATTTTACGACCGATGCCCCCGGTGCAAACGACAACGCCAGCGGAATGGCAGGAACTATTGAAGCAGCTCGCGTTTTGTCACAATATGACTTTGAGAATAGCATTGTATATCTTGGTCTTTCTGGGGAAGAGCAGGGTCTTTTTGGAGGTCAGGCTGTGGCTGAATATGCCAAAGAGCAGGGCTGGGAAATCATAGGTGTTTTGAACAATGACATGATTGGAAATATAGAAGGTGTAGACGGAATCATCGATAACCGCAGTTTCAGGATTTTTTCGGAACCAGTATCGCAAACCGAAACCGAGAGGGAACGAAGAATGAGAAGATATTATGGTGGTGAAGTTGATGGAATTTCCAGGCAACTAGCCCGGTATATCCATAAAACTACTCAAACTTATATGCCTGAAATGAACCCGATGATGATTTACAGGCTCGATCGGTTTGGAAGAGGTGGCCACCATCGCCCTTTCAATGATCTTGGATTCGCGGGAGTTCGTATTATGGAAGCACACGAAAATTATAATAGGCAGCATCAGGATATTCGCGAAGAAAACGGAATCAAATACGGCGATGTGGTAGAAGGTGTCAATTTTGACTATGCGAAAAAGCTTACGGCTGTCAATGCCATTAACCTGGCAAGCCTCGCCTGGGCACCACCTGCTCCGGGAAATGTGGAGATTGGAGGTGCTGTGGCCCCGGCTGCAAAATTAAAATGGGAAAAAGTCAATGGAAACATAGCCGGATATAAGATTTACTGGCGTGATACCACCAGCCCGGTTTGGCAATATTCCCGATTTGTTGGAGATGTAACCGAATTTACCCTGGAAGGTATCGTGATAGACAACTTCTTTTTTGGAGTTTCCAGCGTGGGAGCGAACGGATTTGAAAGTCCGGTGGTCTTCCCTTCCGGTGTATTCAGATAA
- a CDS encoding dienelactone hydrolase family protein, giving the protein MKKISLSIGVFLMILFAACKDQKESKEEPVRASSEESQDITELSDSPRHHEWIDLEQDGRTLKAFVVYPEKKEKAKPVLVIHENRGLNDWARVFADKLAEKGYLVIAPDLISNTVPGKELTSDMDSPDEARTAIYRLDPEQVTKDLDACYDYIRKDPAGTGEVAVVGFCWGGSQTFRYATHNPEITSAHVFYGTAPEADSLLAKIETPVYGYYGGNDNRVNSTLERTKAQMDSLGKAFEYEIYESAGHAFMRSGHEANGEPGNKKAHDQAWDRMLKFLK; this is encoded by the coding sequence ATGAAAAAAATAAGCCTGAGCATTGGGGTCTTTTTAATGATCCTCTTCGCAGCCTGCAAAGATCAGAAAGAGTCAAAGGAAGAGCCTGTAAGAGCCTCTTCCGAAGAAAGCCAGGATATCACTGAACTATCTGACTCTCCGCGACACCATGAGTGGATAGACCTGGAACAGGACGGTCGAACCTTGAAAGCTTTTGTGGTGTATCCCGAAAAAAAGGAAAAAGCAAAGCCCGTTTTAGTCATTCATGAAAACCGGGGTTTAAATGATTGGGCGCGGGTTTTCGCTGATAAACTTGCTGAAAAAGGATACCTCGTTATAGCGCCAGACCTGATCTCCAACACGGTTCCCGGCAAAGAGTTGACCAGTGATATGGATAGCCCGGATGAGGCTAGAACTGCCATTTATCGCCTGGATCCTGAACAGGTAACTAAAGATCTTGATGCCTGTTATGATTATATTCGAAAAGATCCGGCAGGAACAGGGGAAGTTGCCGTGGTTGGATTTTGTTGGGGTGGATCCCAGACTTTTCGATATGCTACGCATAATCCAGAAATCACTTCTGCACATGTATTTTATGGAACTGCTCCGGAAGCCGATTCCTTATTGGCAAAGATCGAAACTCCTGTGTATGGATATTATGGTGGGAATGACAACCGTGTGAACTCCACTCTGGAAAGAACAAAAGCTCAGATGGATTCCCTAGGTAAAGCTTTCGAATATGAGATTTATGAAAGTGCCGGTCATGCGTTTATGCGTAGTGGTCATGAAGCAAATGGGGAGCCTGGAAATAAGAAGGCCCATGACCAGGCCTGGGACAGGATGCTGAAATTCCTGAAATAA
- a CDS encoding bifunctional alpha,alpha-trehalose-phosphate synthase (UDP-forming)/trehalose-phosphatase: MSKTIIISNRLPLQISIDQHKLEVTPSVGGLATGLKSFHKDGDSVWIGWPGLTEEEIPEELKEQVQEKAREENCVAVHLNAAEIDGFYYGFSNRTIWPLFHYFMEYTESDDTYWEYYKTVNQKYADEILKHYEEGDVIWVHDYQLLLVPNMIREQAPDAVIGFFNHIPFPSYEVFRTLPWRDEVLQGVLGADLIGFHTYDYERHFLSSVSRILRHQVDFNEITLPDRIVKVDSFPMGIDYEKFEKAALEHYKSTSEEQSELQRRLDHHLEATPDAKMILSIDRLDYTKGIAHRIRAYEYFLDKYPEFIEKVRLVMLAVPSRSNVPQYQKLKREVDELVGRINGKFSTVSWTPIWYFYRSMPFENLIDLYTSCDIALLTPIRDGMNLVAKEYIATRTNHTGVLILSEMAGAAHEMNEALIINPNNFDQVAQALKTAFEMPEEEQIQRNKMLQKRLRRYGVEKWAQDFMKALKHTRENRDSFKSIKITEKISEEIMQQFENAEKRILFIDYDGTLVNFTDKPENAKPDAELKELIREINKDENTHVVLISGRDKNTLGSWWQDVPVELISEHGVWFRKIDGDWELSENVKSEWMDAVRPVIENFVDRTPGTFIEEKNYSLAWHYRKADPQLGEIRANELSNTLKELISNRGLSVLEGNKVLEIKSSGVNKGKASSKMLVGQHYDFIFAIGDDWTDEYMFRELPEDSYTVKVGIKKTSARYYVEGTGKVRELLSSFKKHQQ, from the coding sequence ATGAGCAAAACCATCATTATTTCCAATAGATTACCTCTTCAAATATCGATCGATCAGCATAAGCTGGAAGTCACTCCCAGCGTTGGAGGCCTCGCAACCGGCTTAAAATCATTCCATAAGGACGGGGATAGCGTTTGGATTGGCTGGCCCGGACTCACGGAGGAAGAAATTCCTGAAGAACTGAAGGAACAGGTCCAGGAAAAGGCCCGGGAAGAGAATTGTGTGGCGGTACATTTGAATGCCGCTGAAATTGATGGTTTTTACTATGGTTTCAGTAACCGCACTATCTGGCCCCTATTCCATTATTTTATGGAATATACCGAATCTGACGACACTTACTGGGAATATTATAAAACCGTCAATCAGAAATACGCCGATGAAATTCTTAAACATTACGAAGAAGGCGACGTGATCTGGGTACATGATTACCAGTTGCTGCTGGTCCCGAATATGATCCGGGAACAGGCACCCGACGCCGTTATTGGCTTTTTTAACCATATTCCTTTTCCGTCTTACGAGGTGTTTCGTACCCTTCCATGGAGAGATGAAGTGTTGCAGGGAGTTCTCGGTGCCGATCTCATCGGGTTTCATACCTACGATTATGAACGTCATTTCCTGAGTTCCGTAAGTCGGATCCTGCGTCACCAGGTCGACTTCAATGAAATCACCCTTCCGGATCGTATCGTAAAGGTCGATTCTTTCCCAATGGGGATCGATTATGAGAAATTTGAAAAAGCTGCTTTAGAACATTATAAAAGTACTTCTGAAGAACAATCTGAACTACAGAGAAGACTGGATCACCACCTGGAAGCGACGCCTGATGCGAAGATGATCCTGAGCATCGATAGGCTGGATTATACCAAAGGGATTGCTCACCGAATTCGGGCGTACGAATATTTCTTAGACAAGTATCCGGAATTCATCGAAAAGGTACGACTGGTCATGCTGGCTGTTCCTTCACGCTCCAATGTGCCGCAATACCAAAAACTGAAAAGAGAAGTGGATGAGCTGGTGGGAAGGATCAACGGGAAATTCAGCACCGTTAGCTGGACCCCAATTTGGTATTTCTATCGTTCCATGCCTTTTGAAAACCTAATAGATCTATACACTTCATGCGATATTGCCCTCCTCACTCCTATTCGGGACGGGATGAACCTCGTGGCGAAAGAATATATCGCGACCAGAACAAACCATACCGGTGTGCTTATATTAAGTGAAATGGCCGGAGCAGCGCACGAAATGAATGAAGCACTGATCATCAATCCGAATAATTTTGACCAGGTTGCACAGGCTTTAAAAACTGCGTTTGAGATGCCCGAAGAGGAACAGATCCAACGAAATAAAATGCTTCAGAAAAGATTACGCCGATATGGCGTAGAGAAATGGGCGCAGGATTTTATGAAAGCGCTGAAGCATACCCGGGAAAATCGTGATTCCTTTAAATCGATCAAGATTACCGAAAAGATTTCCGAAGAGATCATGCAACAGTTTGAAAATGCTGAAAAGCGAATCTTGTTCATCGATTACGACGGGACCTTGGTAAACTTCACCGATAAACCTGAAAATGCCAAACCCGATGCAGAACTCAAAGAACTTATCCGTGAGATCAACAAAGATGAAAATACTCACGTAGTGCTTATCAGCGGAAGAGACAAGAATACTTTGGGCAGTTGGTGGCAGGATGTTCCTGTAGAGCTGATTTCGGAGCACGGCGTTTGGTTCCGTAAAATTGATGGCGACTGGGAACTTTCAGAAAATGTCAAAAGCGAATGGATGGATGCAGTTAGGCCCGTAATCGAGAATTTTGTGGACCGCACTCCTGGAACCTTTATTGAAGAAAAGAATTATTCCCTTGCCTGGCATTATCGAAAGGCCGATCCTCAACTGGGCGAAATCAGGGCGAATGAACTCAGCAATACACTCAAAGAATTGATTAGCAACCGTGGCCTGAGTGTTCTTGAAGGGAACAAAGTGCTGGAAATTAAAAGCAGTGGTGTGAACAAGGGGAAAGCTTCTTCGAAAATGTTGGTTGGCCAGCACTACGATTTCATATTTGCCATTGGAGATGACTGGACAGATGAATATATGTTCCGTGAACTCCCGGAAGATTCATATACCGTTAAAGTGGGAATCAAAAAGACCAGCGCCCGGTATTATGTAGAAGGAACCGGAAAGGTACGCGAATTACTTTCAAGCTTTAAAAAGCATCAGCAATAA
- a CDS encoding YtxH domain-containing protein, with protein MKSGKLLLGLASGALAGAVAGILFAPKKGKDTRAAISQKGDDYIKGANRSINDFTDSLNHKVEALKSRTKANLSNSKSKQKINEAKAEMHDMQA; from the coding sequence ATGAAATCAGGAAAATTGTTATTAGGACTTGCTTCTGGCGCGCTTGCCGGAGCAGTTGCAGGAATATTGTTCGCCCCTAAGAAAGGGAAAGATACAAGAGCTGCGATCTCTCAAAAAGGAGATGATTATATTAAGGGAGCTAACAGAAGTATCAATGATTTTACAGATTCTTTGAATCATAAAGTAGAAGCATTGAAATCAAGAACAAAGGCGAACTTATCCAACAGTAAGTCCAAGCAGAAAATAAATGAAGCGAAAGCTGAAATGCACGATATGCAGGCTTAA
- a CDS encoding mechanosensitive ion channel family protein, producing the protein MIDLERNALNYLIIGIVVLIVSFSISFYILKKVGKNPRNILPVNFAQKIRIPLLIFLAALICKIALISDIFRFEATKEVVGHLSTVCIILTIAWILILIFKVFKARMLRKYDIEGTNNLKARKVYTQYMILENIIIFIIVILAIGIALMSFESIRSVGVSLLTSAGIAGIIIGLAAQKAIGTLLAGIQIALTQPIRVDDVVIVEGEWGWIEEINLTYVVVRIWDKRRLIVPTTYFIENTFQNWTRTSADILGTVFIYTDYGIPFEAVRNELSRLLKETDLWDGNVNVMQVTNATEKTIELRMLVSAKDSPTAWDLRVYLREKLVDFIQKNYPEFLPKTRVSLEKQSEN; encoded by the coding sequence ATGATCGATCTGGAAAGAAACGCTCTGAATTACCTGATCATCGGAATTGTAGTTCTGATCGTAAGCTTCAGTATTTCGTTTTATATTCTGAAAAAAGTGGGAAAAAATCCACGAAACATACTTCCGGTAAATTTTGCTCAAAAAATTCGAATTCCTTTACTGATCTTTCTGGCGGCGCTCATTTGCAAGATTGCGTTGATCAGCGACATTTTTCGGTTCGAGGCGACCAAGGAAGTGGTTGGCCATCTTAGCACCGTTTGCATCATCCTGACAATTGCCTGGATCCTCATCCTGATATTTAAGGTTTTTAAAGCCCGGATGCTTCGGAAATACGATATCGAGGGCACGAATAATCTCAAGGCCCGAAAGGTTTATACGCAATACATGATCCTGGAAAATATCATCATTTTCATTATTGTGATCCTCGCTATCGGGATTGCGCTGATGAGTTTTGAAAGTATTCGCTCTGTAGGCGTAAGTCTTTTAACCTCAGCTGGAATTGCTGGTATCATCATTGGTCTGGCCGCGCAGAAAGCCATCGGAACCCTGCTGGCGGGGATCCAGATCGCCCTCACCCAGCCCATCCGTGTGGATGATGTAGTGATCGTGGAAGGGGAATGGGGATGGATCGAGGAGATCAATCTTACCTATGTGGTGGTGAGAATCTGGGATAAACGCCGTTTGATAGTTCCAACCACTTATTTTATTGAAAACACTTTCCAGAACTGGACGCGAACTTCCGCAGATATCCTGGGAACGGTCTTCATTTATACCGATTACGGAATCCCTTTTGAAGCCGTAAGAAATGAACTTTCAAGGCTGCTGAAGGAGACTGATCTCTGGGATGGAAATGTAAACGTCATGCAGGTCACCAATGCCACGGAAAAAACCATAGAACTTAGAATGCTCGTAAGCGCTAAAGACTCTCCTACTGCGTGGGATCTCCGGGTGTATCTCCGGGAAAAACTGGTGGATTTTATTCAAAAAAATTACCCGGAATTTCTTCCGAAAACCCGGGTAAGTTTAGAAAAGCAATCAGAAAATTAA
- a CDS encoding glycoside hydrolase family 15 protein, translated as MDNLDYGIIGNCKSAALVSKYGSIEWCCMPNFDSSAIFAKILDDEIGGSFEIQIDDSYEIKQEYLWETNILSTVFDNGTDSFQLIDFMPRYPREDGTYYAPPDIIRFFRLISGKPKFTLVYDPRLEFGKEQTYNENKGDYIKSYTKKGKYDSLFFYSSFDLNSILNRQEVELTGNAYCLIGYHEKLIEQSLDRSYLKFQRTKVYWMNWSEKTTRYTHYGNEIMRSALVLKALSYKKSGAVLAAATTSLPETIGEERNWDYRFCWIRDASMVIKVMAGLGHIKSARDFLQFIIDIIPDKDEKIQIMYGINGEKELTEHILSHMKGYKGSKPVRTGNAAYIQKQNDIYGILMEVIYQQFLMFETSLENSEQLWTVVRGIVMIVEENWRKPDKGIWELRTEDRHFVFSKLLCWVAMDRAIKIGEVLRMGINDTKWKAVREEIYQDIYENGWNEEKQAYVQYYGSSDLDASTLLMQSYGFIEADDPRFVSTVQATEKELCQDGLMFRYKNKDDFGEPSSSFTICTFWLIDSLYKIGEKDKAKQMFDRLLSYSNHLGLFSEDIDFKTKRLLGNFPQAYSHLALIETAANFSKGIAKENMIFQE; from the coding sequence ATGGATAACCTCGATTATGGTATAATTGGAAATTGTAAAAGTGCGGCTCTTGTTTCCAAATATGGTTCTATTGAATGGTGCTGTATGCCCAATTTTGATTCTTCAGCAATATTTGCCAAGATACTTGATGACGAAATTGGCGGAAGTTTTGAGATTCAGATAGATGATTCTTACGAGATCAAACAGGAATACCTTTGGGAAACAAATATCCTGAGCACGGTATTCGATAATGGGACCGATTCTTTTCAGCTGATTGATTTCATGCCGCGCTACCCCCGCGAAGACGGCACATATTATGCCCCGCCAGACATTATCCGGTTTTTCAGGCTGATTAGCGGAAAACCAAAATTTACATTAGTATATGATCCTCGTCTGGAATTCGGAAAAGAGCAGACCTACAACGAGAATAAAGGTGATTATATAAAAAGTTATACCAAAAAAGGCAAATACGATTCGCTGTTCTTTTATTCTTCTTTTGACCTGAATAGTATTTTGAACAGGCAGGAAGTAGAATTAACCGGCAATGCCTACTGCCTCATTGGCTATCACGAAAAACTGATCGAACAATCCTTAGACCGTTCGTACCTGAAATTCCAGCGTACCAAGGTATACTGGATGAACTGGAGCGAAAAGACTACTCGCTATACTCACTACGGAAATGAGATCATGCGTTCAGCGCTTGTTCTAAAGGCGTTGAGCTATAAAAAATCTGGAGCTGTACTTGCTGCAGCAACCACCTCGCTTCCCGAAACCATTGGGGAAGAACGTAACTGGGATTACCGTTTCTGCTGGATTCGTGATGCTTCGATGGTGATCAAGGTAATGGCAGGCCTGGGACACATCAAGTCGGCCAGGGATTTCCTTCAGTTCATTATCGATATTATCCCTGATAAGGATGAGAAGATCCAGATCATGTACGGCATCAATGGTGAAAAAGAGCTAACCGAGCACATATTGAGCCATATGAAAGGATATAAAGGGTCCAAACCTGTTCGTACGGGGAATGCGGCTTATATCCAAAAGCAGAATGATATCTACGGAATTTTGATGGAAGTGATATACCAGCAATTCCTAATGTTCGAAACTTCTCTGGAAAACTCAGAACAATTGTGGACCGTCGTTCGAGGAATTGTCATGATCGTTGAGGAGAACTGGCGAAAACCAGATAAAGGAATCTGGGAACTTCGTACGGAAGACCGTCATTTCGTATTCTCAAAACTGCTTTGCTGGGTAGCGATGGATCGTGCGATCAAAATTGGAGAAGTGTTGAGAATGGGTATCAATGATACCAAATGGAAAGCCGTTCGTGAAGAAATTTATCAGGATATCTATGAGAATGGCTGGAATGAAGAGAAGCAGGCTTATGTGCAATATTATGGATCTTCAGATCTTGATGCCTCGACCTTGCTGATGCAAAGCTATGGTTTTATCGAAGCAGATGATCCAAGATTTGTTAGCACCGTTCAGGCAACTGAGAAAGAACTGTGTCAGGATGGGCTGATGTTCCGCTATAAGAATAAAGATGATTTTGGGGAACCTTCTTCCTCCTTCACGATTTGTACCTTCTGGCTTATTGACAGTTTATATAAGATCGGTGAGAAAGATAAAGCGAAACAAATGTTTGATCGCCTGCTTTCTTATAGCAACCACCTCGGGCTATTTAGTGAAGATATCGACTTTAAGACGAAACGATTACTGGGGAATTTCCCTCAGGCCTATTCGCACCTGGCTTTGATCGAAACCGCAGCCAATTTCAGCAAAGGAATTGCTAAAGAGAATATGATCTTTCAGGAATAA